The Saccharomonospora glauca K62 genome has a segment encoding these proteins:
- a CDS encoding cation diffusion facilitator family transporter: MAAEGGTKAILAALLANAGIAVSKFVGFLITGSSSMLAESVHSVADTSNQGLLLLGQKTSKRRATKAHPFGYGRERYFYSFIVALMLFTLGSVFAVYEGIHKLRHPEELSSPLVAVAILVVAILLEGYSFRTAVTESKQLKGNKSWWAFIRQSKSPELPVVLLEDAGALFGLVFALLGVGLSVATGDPMWDGVGTLLIGLLLGAIAITLIVEMKSLLIGEGATDQELEAIVGELEAEDVKRVIHIRTQYLGPEELLVAAKLELRASLDMAAIATAIDAAEARVRARVPAARLIYLEPDLYRTPV, encoded by the coding sequence GTGGCAGCCGAAGGTGGAACCAAGGCAATCCTCGCGGCGTTGCTCGCCAACGCGGGTATCGCCGTTTCCAAGTTCGTGGGCTTTCTGATCACGGGCTCGTCGTCGATGCTGGCCGAGTCGGTGCACTCCGTGGCCGACACCTCCAACCAGGGGCTGCTCCTGCTGGGCCAGAAGACCTCGAAGCGGCGTGCGACCAAGGCGCACCCGTTCGGATACGGGCGGGAACGCTACTTCTACTCGTTCATCGTCGCGTTGATGCTGTTCACCCTCGGGTCCGTCTTCGCCGTGTACGAGGGCATCCACAAGCTTCGGCACCCCGAGGAGCTGTCGTCGCCGCTGGTGGCCGTGGCGATCCTGGTGGTGGCCATCCTTCTGGAGGGCTACAGCTTCCGGACCGCCGTCACCGAGTCCAAGCAGTTGAAGGGCAACAAGTCCTGGTGGGCCTTCATCCGGCAGTCGAAGAGCCCCGAGCTGCCCGTGGTGCTGCTCGAAGACGCCGGTGCCCTGTTCGGGCTCGTCTTCGCGTTGCTCGGCGTCGGCCTCTCCGTGGCGACTGGTGATCCGATGTGGGACGGCGTGGGCACGCTCCTGATCGGTCTGCTGCTCGGAGCCATCGCGATCACGCTGATCGTCGAGATGAAGAGCCTTCTCATCGGCGAGGGCGCGACCGACCAGGAACTGGAAGCGATCGTGGGCGAGCTGGAGGCGGAGGACGTCAAGCGCGTGATCCACATTCGCACCCAGTACCTCGGTCCGGAGGAGCTCCTGGTGGCGGCCAAGTTGGAACTGCGCGCGAGCCTGGACATGGCGGCCATCGCCACCGCGATTGACGCGGCCGAGGCACGCGTCCGTGCGCGGGTGCCCGCCGCTCGGCTGATCTACCTTGAGCCGGACCTGTACCGCACCCCGGTGTGA
- the manA gene encoding mannose-6-phosphate isomerase, class I, protein MTVELLRNAVRPYAWGSRTTIPELLGRPVPAPHPEAELWMGAHPGDPSHVVSEDGTERSLLDLVESDPVGQLGEDCASRWGGRLPFLLKILAVEEPLSMQAHPSAEQAAEGWAREEAAGIPRDAPNRNYPDPTAKPELVCALTEFHALAGFRDPHRTVRLLRAIDTPGLTRYTELLAAQPDSNGLRALFTTLITMPQPTLDQLLPEVLDACVRHVKEHGEFDTECRTVLELGEAHPHDAGVLAALLLNRLTLHAGEALYLPAGNLHLYLHGTAVEILANSDNILRGGLTPKHVDVPELLRVVDFACGDMPVLRGERGDVDDRVAVYRTDAPEFELARLEWADDDNGEVRLGASGPQILLCTEGELLLCSEDGTKIELRRGESVWLPARDPDVRIRPILSGPARVFRATAGTCA, encoded by the coding sequence TTGACCGTGGAACTGCTGCGCAACGCAGTCCGGCCCTACGCATGGGGCTCCAGGACCACGATCCCCGAATTGCTGGGGCGTCCGGTGCCCGCGCCACATCCTGAGGCGGAGCTGTGGATGGGGGCGCATCCGGGAGATCCTTCCCACGTGGTGAGCGAGGACGGAACGGAGCGGAGCCTGCTCGACCTGGTGGAAAGCGACCCGGTGGGGCAGCTCGGTGAGGACTGCGCGAGCCGGTGGGGCGGTCGACTGCCGTTCCTGCTCAAGATCCTCGCGGTGGAGGAGCCGCTATCGATGCAGGCTCACCCGTCGGCGGAACAGGCGGCCGAGGGTTGGGCCCGCGAGGAGGCGGCGGGAATCCCGAGGGACGCACCGAATCGCAACTACCCCGACCCGACGGCCAAGCCGGAGTTGGTGTGCGCGCTGACGGAGTTCCACGCGCTCGCCGGGTTTCGCGATCCGCACCGCACCGTGCGGCTGTTGCGGGCCATCGACACACCGGGGCTGACCAGGTACACCGAGCTGCTGGCGGCCCAGCCCGACTCCAACGGGCTCCGGGCGCTGTTCACCACGCTGATCACCATGCCGCAGCCGACCCTCGACCAGCTCCTGCCCGAGGTGCTCGACGCGTGCGTGAGACACGTCAAGGAGCACGGCGAGTTCGACACCGAGTGCCGCACCGTGCTCGAACTGGGGGAGGCGCACCCGCACGACGCCGGTGTGCTGGCCGCGTTGTTGCTGAACCGCCTCACCCTCCACGCGGGTGAAGCCCTCTACCTGCCCGCGGGCAACCTGCACCTGTATCTGCACGGCACCGCCGTGGAGATCCTCGCGAACTCCGACAACATCCTGCGCGGCGGATTGACGCCCAAGCACGTGGACGTGCCCGAACTCCTGCGGGTGGTCGACTTCGCGTGCGGTGACATGCCCGTGTTGCGCGGGGAACGCGGTGACGTCGACGACCGCGTCGCCGTCTACCGCACCGACGCGCCGGAGTTCGAGCTGGCGCGGCTCGAATGGGCCGACGACGACAACGGCGAGGTCCGGCTCGGCGCGTCCGGCCCGCAGATCCTGCTGTGCACCGAGGGTGAGCTGCTGCTCTGCTCGGAGGACGGCACGAAGATCGAGCTGCGGCGCGGGGAGTCGGTGTGGTTGCCCGCGCGCGATCCCGACGTGCGCATCCGGCCCATTCTCAGCGGCCCGGCCAGGGTCTTCCGGGCCACCGCCGGCACGTGTGCCTGA
- a CDS encoding Trm112 family protein, with protein sequence MAVTLDAQLLEILACPAPDHAPLTPGTPGDPDADALTCTSCGRVYPVRDGIPVLLLDEATPPDDGGRDTDDQTSSDGA encoded by the coding sequence ATGGCCGTCACGCTTGATGCGCAGTTGTTGGAGATCCTCGCGTGCCCCGCGCCGGACCACGCTCCGTTGACGCCGGGGACGCCGGGTGATCCCGACGCGGATGCGCTGACCTGCACGTCGTGCGGGCGGGTCTATCCCGTACGTGACGGTATCCCCGTGCTCCTGCTCGACGAGGCGACTCCTCCGGACGACGGCGGGCGTGACACCGATGACCAGACCAGTTCCGATGGCGCTTGA
- a CDS encoding phosphomannomutase/phosphoglucomutase, with protein MSDLSAIVKAYDIRGVVGEELTEELVTDFGAAFALLIKPDSPSVVIGHDMRESSPSLAKAFAKGVTSQGLDVVSIGLASTDELYFASGSLNMPGAMFTASHNPARYNGIKLCRAGAAPVGQESGLAEIRDTVEQGVPEFAGQHGTITERDVLSDYVAHLHSLVDLSGSRPLKVVVDAGNGMGGLTVPRVFESLPFELVPMYFELDGTFPNHEANPLDPANIVDLQAKVREVGADVGLAFDGDADRCFVVDENGDPVSPSAITALVAVRELAKEPGATIIHNLITSKAVPEIVTEHGGTPVRTRVGHSFIKEEMAKTGAIFGGEHSAHYYFRDFWRADTGMLAALHVLAALGEQDGPLSALTSEYSRYVASGEINSTVDDQAGRLAAVKEAFGGRDGAELDELDGLTVDLGDRGWFNLRASNTEPLLRLNVEAPDEASVRALTDEVLAIVRG; from the coding sequence GTGTCAGACCTGTCGGCCATCGTGAAGGCGTACGACATCCGCGGTGTCGTTGGTGAGGAGCTGACCGAGGAGCTGGTCACCGACTTCGGTGCGGCCTTCGCCTTGCTCATCAAGCCCGACTCGCCCTCGGTGGTGATCGGACACGACATGCGGGAGTCGTCGCCGAGCCTGGCCAAGGCGTTCGCGAAGGGCGTGACGTCGCAGGGGCTCGACGTGGTGTCGATCGGTCTGGCCAGCACCGACGAGCTGTACTTCGCCTCCGGCTCGTTGAACATGCCGGGCGCGATGTTCACGGCCAGCCACAACCCCGCTCGCTACAACGGCATCAAGCTCTGCCGGGCGGGTGCCGCGCCGGTGGGGCAGGAGTCCGGGCTCGCCGAGATCAGGGACACCGTCGAGCAGGGGGTCCCCGAGTTCGCGGGGCAGCACGGCACCATCACCGAGCGTGACGTGTTGAGCGACTACGTGGCCCACCTGCACAGCCTGGTCGACCTGAGCGGCAGCCGCCCGCTGAAGGTGGTCGTCGACGCCGGCAACGGCATGGGCGGTCTCACCGTGCCACGGGTGTTCGAGAGTCTGCCCTTCGAGCTCGTGCCGATGTACTTCGAGCTCGACGGCACGTTCCCGAACCACGAGGCCAATCCGCTGGACCCCGCCAACATCGTCGACCTCCAGGCGAAGGTCCGGGAGGTCGGCGCCGACGTCGGACTCGCGTTCGACGGCGACGCCGACCGCTGCTTCGTGGTCGACGAGAACGGCGACCCGGTGTCTCCCAGCGCCATCACCGCCCTCGTGGCGGTGCGGGAGCTGGCCAAGGAGCCGGGTGCCACGATCATCCACAACCTCATCACGTCCAAGGCGGTGCCCGAGATCGTCACCGAGCACGGGGGAACGCCGGTGCGCACCCGTGTCGGGCACTCGTTCATCAAGGAGGAGATGGCCAAGACGGGCGCCATCTTCGGTGGTGAGCACTCGGCCCACTACTACTTCCGCGACTTCTGGCGTGCCGACACGGGCATGCTCGCGGCGCTGCACGTGCTCGCGGCGCTGGGCGAGCAGGACGGTCCGCTGTCGGCGCTGACCTCCGAGTACAGCCGCTACGTCGCGTCCGGCGAGATCAACTCGACGGTGGACGACCAGGCCGGGCGGCTCGCCGCCGTGAAGGAGGCGTTCGGAGGCCGGGACGGAGCCGAACTCGACGAGCTCGACGGGCTCACGGTCGATCTCGGCGACCGCGGTTGGTTCAACCTTCGCGCATCCAACACGGAGCCGTTGCTTCGCTTGAACGTCGAGGCCCCGGACGAGGCGTCGGTACGTGCGTTGACCGACGAAGTTCTCGCCATCGTGCGTGGTTGA
- a CDS encoding DUF3499 domain-containing protein yields the protein MRSVRKCSRTGCLEPAVATLTYAYSDSTAVVGPLATASEPHSYDLCEAHALRLTAPKGWEVVRHEGEFAVPEPSSDELTALAEAVREAGRSDRPPPPSSEQREQPRTSQGRRGHLRVLPGRA from the coding sequence GTGCGGAGCGTGCGAAAGTGTTCGCGGACGGGTTGCCTCGAACCCGCTGTTGCGACGCTGACCTACGCCTACAGCGACTCCACGGCAGTGGTTGGTCCGCTGGCCACGGCGTCGGAGCCCCATTCGTACGACCTCTGCGAGGCTCACGCCCTGAGGCTCACGGCGCCTAAGGGCTGGGAGGTCGTCCGCCACGAGGGTGAGTTCGCTGTGCCGGAACCGTCCAGTGACGAGTTGACCGCGCTGGCCGAGGCCGTGCGTGAGGCCGGGCGGTCCGACCGTCCACCGCCTCCCTCTTCGGAACAGCGGGAACAGCCGAGAACGAGCCAGGGCAGGCGGGGACACCTGCGGGTACTGCCCGGCCGCGCCTGA
- a CDS encoding metallopeptidase family protein — MAKGSRQRRRFRRDRHGRGLRGPLFPSTLPAASSRAEKFDALVLDALEPIEARWRHDLTELDVAVDEVPEVRMEIPSTQIDGVLLDGRVPLSRLVPAGVDRDGLPTRARIVLYRRPLEARAKDPTELSELVHDVLVEQVANYLGVEPDIIDGG; from the coding sequence ATGGCGAAAGGCTCGCGACAGCGGCGGCGGTTCCGCCGCGACCGGCACGGTCGCGGTCTGCGAGGGCCGCTGTTCCCGTCCACGCTGCCTGCCGCGTCGAGCCGCGCCGAGAAGTTCGACGCCCTGGTGCTCGACGCCCTGGAGCCGATCGAGGCCCGCTGGCGGCACGACCTCACCGAGCTCGACGTAGCCGTGGACGAAGTACCCGAAGTGCGTATGGAGATTCCCTCCACGCAGATCGACGGTGTGCTGCTGGACGGGCGAGTCCCGTTGTCCCGACTCGTCCCCGCCGGAGTCGATCGTGACGGCCTGCCCACACGGGCGAGGATCGTCCTCTACCGCCGGCCGCTGGAGGCGAGGGCGAAGGACCCGACGGAGCTGTCCGAACTCGTCCACGACGTGCTCGTGGAGCAGGTCGCCAACTACCTCGGCGTGGAGCCCGACATCATCGACGGGGGCTGA
- a CDS encoding WhiB family transcriptional regulator has product MRLDTTGMEWGNVMELGGHPLDDQGVLTELFDVTGEQDWQERALCAQTDPEAFFPEKGGSTREAKRICQVCEVKDACLEYALAHDERFGIWGGLSERERRKLKKRAV; this is encoded by the coding sequence GTGCGGTTGGACACTACTGGAATGGAATGGGGGAACGTCATGGAGTTGGGTGGACACCCGCTGGACGATCAGGGTGTGCTCACCGAGCTCTTCGACGTGACGGGGGAGCAGGACTGGCAGGAGCGCGCTCTGTGTGCGCAGACCGACCCCGAGGCGTTCTTTCCCGAGAAAGGGGGCTCGACCCGGGAGGCGAAACGCATTTGCCAGGTGTGCGAGGTGAAGGACGCCTGCCTGGAGTACGCCCTGGCACACGACGAGCGGTTCGGCATCTGGGGCGGTCTCTCCGAAAGGGAGCGGAGGAAGCTGAAGAAACGCGCCGTGTGA
- a CDS encoding site-2 protease family protein has translation MPRSVVRPSLLFYAILAVTVVGGVLTTTLGFEDILNRPVTGTLGMFLLVIGGWALSLTLHEFGHAFVAYKGGDHEVAAKGYLSMDIRRYTDPVMSLVLPLLILAIGGIPLPGGAVWINRWALRSRAVSSWVSLAGPLSNLAIGVVLTALVATVSMPPGLFAGLSYLASLQILAFVINILPVPGLDGFGAVEPYLSPQLREFGAKARPWAPLVLFALIISVPAVGDALWRLTDTVFAAVGGDAFAAAVGQYVFMFWR, from the coding sequence GTGCCACGCTCAGTCGTTCGCCCAAGCCTGCTGTTCTACGCGATCCTCGCCGTCACCGTCGTCGGCGGTGTGCTCACCACCACGCTGGGGTTCGAGGACATCCTGAACCGGCCGGTCACGGGCACATTGGGAATGTTCCTGCTGGTCATCGGCGGGTGGGCCCTGTCCTTGACGCTGCACGAGTTCGGCCACGCCTTCGTGGCCTACAAAGGCGGCGACCACGAGGTGGCCGCCAAGGGCTACCTGTCGATGGACATCCGGCGCTACACCGACCCGGTCATGTCGCTGGTACTGCCGTTGCTCATCCTTGCCATCGGCGGGATCCCGCTCCCCGGCGGGGCGGTGTGGATCAACCGTTGGGCTCTGCGTTCCCGCGCGGTGTCGTCCTGGGTGTCACTGGCCGGCCCGTTGAGCAACCTCGCCATCGGCGTCGTGCTCACCGCCCTCGTGGCCACCGTCTCCATGCCACCGGGGCTGTTCGCCGGGCTGTCCTACCTCGCCTCGTTGCAGATCCTCGCGTTCGTCATCAACATCCTGCCGGTGCCGGGTCTCGACGGCTTCGGTGCCGTCGAGCCCTACCTGTCGCCGCAGCTCCGCGAGTTCGGCGCGAAGGCCCGGCCGTGGGCACCGCTCGTGTTGTTCGCGCTGATCATCAGCGTTCCCGCAGTCGGGGACGCGCTGTGGAGGCTCACCGACACGGTGTTCGCGGCGGTCGGCGGTGACGCGTTCGCGGCGGCCGTGGGACAGTACGTCTTCATGTTCTGGCGGTGA
- the mshB gene encoding N-acetyl-1-D-myo-inositol-2-amino-2-deoxy-alpha-D-glucopyranoside deacetylase: protein MTSVDGRRVLFVHAHPDDESLTTGGTIARYAAEGAHVTVVTCTLGEEGEIIPDELDQLGAWAGDQLGGYRMGELSRAGEALGWTEHRFLGGPGRWRDSGMVGTKANEHPRAFVRGSLDEQVEQLLSVFEELRPEVVVTYDSNGGYGHPDHIRAHEITTAAVRRAEGVRRLFHTVSSAEATSRGLAALRRDERVPFRVPADEELPTTPDADITTRIDIADYREAKFAALRAHRTQVSVGPDCFALSNGIAQPVPDTEFFVLVHGPSEDVETDLFGGLSRC, encoded by the coding sequence GTGACCTCGGTAGATGGCCGCAGGGTGCTGTTCGTTCACGCACACCCCGACGACGAGAGCCTCACGACAGGTGGAACGATCGCCCGCTACGCCGCCGAAGGGGCCCACGTCACAGTGGTGACGTGCACGCTTGGCGAGGAGGGCGAAATCATCCCCGATGAACTCGACCAGTTGGGGGCCTGGGCAGGTGACCAGCTCGGCGGTTATCGGATGGGAGAGCTGAGCCGGGCCGGGGAGGCTTTGGGCTGGACCGAGCATCGTTTCCTCGGTGGCCCCGGGCGGTGGCGTGACTCGGGGATGGTCGGGACGAAGGCGAACGAGCATCCGCGCGCGTTCGTCCGGGGTTCCCTGGACGAACAGGTCGAACAACTCCTTTCCGTGTTCGAGGAACTACGTCCCGAGGTCGTCGTCACGTACGACTCGAACGGCGGGTATGGACATCCGGACCACATCCGCGCCCACGAGATCACGACGGCCGCGGTGCGGCGGGCCGAGGGCGTGCGCCGGTTGTTCCACACGGTGTCGTCGGCGGAGGCGACCTCGCGGGGGCTCGCCGCGCTGAGGCGGGACGAACGAGTGCCATTCCGGGTCCCCGCTGATGAGGAGCTGCCCACCACTCCGGACGCCGACATCACCACGCGAATCGACATCGCCGATTACCGCGAGGCGAAGTTCGCGGCGCTGCGGGCCCATCGCACTCAGGTGTCCGTGGGACCGGACTGCTTCGCGCTGTCCAACGGTATCGCGCAGCCGGTGCCCGACACGGAGTTTTTCGTGCTCGTCCACGGGCCTTCGGAGGACGTGGAGACCGATCTCTTCGGGGGGCTGTCGCGGTGCTGA
- a CDS encoding ABC transporter ATP-binding protein, which translates to MSVEAVSQQSAESSKSVLSISDLKISFSTEDGVVEAVKGIGFDVAPGEILAIVGESGSGKSVTSMSVPGLLPKTAKITGARQLNGVDLGGMSPKQLRKYRGNDVAMIFQEPMTALNPMYTVGWQIRESLRVHQDMSKQEANKRAIELLDMVGIPEPERRFKQYPHQLSGGLRQRVVIAMAISCDPKVIIADEPTTALDVTVQAEILGLLRKLRDTLNTAIILITHDMGVVADLADRVVVMYKGEIVEQAPVRELFANPRQEYTKRLLAAVPVLGQRPEGRRLLEDAPRATVAESRTDAALRKIHEELEARLDSTAPPLEIKNLVLEYPGKGRQGKNRAVDDVSLHIERGEILGLVGESGSGKSTVGRCAIRLLKPTSGTVSIAGTDITTMSQKDLRPLRKYFSIVFQDPASTLDPKMTIGESIAEPLVLHKVLTGKDLDNRVTDLLDKVQLSGHYRNRYPHELSGGQRQRVAIARALALNPKLLIADEPTSALDVSVQAKVLDLFLDLQQHLRFACLFISHDLAVVDLLADRVAVMQRGKLVEVGTREQVLHNPQQEYTKRLLSAAPVADPELQAERRRAWEEGRVAPVKE; encoded by the coding sequence GTGAGCGTAGAAGCAGTATCGCAGCAGTCGGCGGAATCGTCGAAATCCGTGCTGTCCATTTCGGATTTGAAGATCTCCTTCTCGACCGAGGACGGCGTCGTCGAAGCGGTCAAGGGAATCGGATTCGACGTCGCCCCCGGCGAGATTCTCGCGATCGTCGGTGAGTCGGGGTCGGGCAAGTCGGTGACGTCGATGTCGGTGCCCGGTCTCCTTCCGAAGACCGCGAAGATCACCGGCGCTCGACAGCTGAACGGGGTCGACCTCGGCGGGATGTCGCCCAAGCAGCTGCGGAAGTACCGCGGCAACGACGTGGCCATGATCTTCCAGGAGCCGATGACGGCCCTGAACCCCATGTACACGGTGGGTTGGCAGATCCGGGAGTCCCTGCGGGTCCACCAGGACATGTCCAAGCAGGAGGCCAACAAGCGGGCCATCGAACTGCTCGACATGGTGGGCATCCCGGAACCGGAGCGGCGCTTCAAGCAGTACCCGCACCAGCTCTCCGGCGGTCTGCGCCAGCGCGTGGTGATCGCGATGGCGATCTCCTGCGACCCGAAGGTCATCATCGCCGACGAGCCGACGACCGCCCTCGACGTCACGGTGCAGGCCGAGATTCTCGGACTGCTGCGCAAACTGCGGGACACCCTCAACACCGCCATCATCCTCATCACCCACGACATGGGCGTCGTCGCCGACCTGGCCGACCGGGTCGTGGTGATGTACAAGGGCGAAATCGTCGAGCAGGCCCCGGTACGGGAGCTGTTCGCCAACCCGCGGCAGGAGTACACCAAGCGCCTGCTGGCAGCCGTCCCCGTACTCGGTCAGCGTCCCGAGGGCCGCCGCCTGCTGGAGGACGCGCCCCGTGCCACCGTCGCGGAGAGCAGGACCGACGCGGCGCTGCGCAAGATCCACGAGGAGCTCGAAGCGCGACTCGACAGCACGGCGCCCCCGCTGGAGATCAAGAACCTTGTCCTCGAATACCCCGGTAAGGGACGCCAGGGCAAGAACCGCGCCGTCGACGACGTGTCGCTGCACATCGAGCGCGGCGAGATCCTGGGGCTGGTGGGCGAGTCCGGCTCCGGTAAGTCCACGGTCGGCCGGTGCGCCATCCGGCTGCTCAAGCCCACCTCCGGCACGGTGTCCATCGCCGGTACCGACATCACCACGATGTCGCAGAAGGACCTGCGGCCGCTGCGCAAGTACTTCTCCATCGTCTTCCAGGACCCGGCGTCCACTCTGGACCCGAAGATGACGATCGGCGAGTCGATCGCCGAGCCGCTGGTGCTGCACAAGGTGCTCACGGGCAAGGATCTGGACAACCGGGTCACCGACCTGCTCGACAAGGTCCAGTTGTCCGGCCACTACCGCAACCGCTACCCGCACGAGCTCTCCGGCGGTCAGCGGCAGCGAGTCGCCATCGCCCGCGCACTGGCGCTCAACCCCAAGCTGCTCATCGCCGACGAGCCCACGTCGGCGCTGGACGTGTCGGTGCAAGCCAAGGTTTTGGACCTGTTCCTCGATCTCCAGCAGCACCTGCGGTTCGCGTGCTTGTTCATCAGCCACGACCTCGCCGTCGTGGACCTGCTGGCCGACCGGGTCGCCGTGATGCAGCGCGGCAAGCTGGTCGAGGTGGGTACGCGCGAGCAGGTGCTGCACAACCCGCAGCAGGAGTACACCAAGCGGCTGCTGTCCGCGGCGCCCGTGGCCGATCCCGAGCTGCAAGCCGAGCGCAGGCGAGCCTGGGAGGAAGGTCGCGTGGCTCCCGTCAAGGAGTGA
- a CDS encoding ABC transporter permease gives MNSLVTGAETGGKPPIPEGELSSEALPEPRSQGALVLRKFLRHKLAMASVGMLVLITLIALIMPIFWPHSYWDSSFPSFAEPSADHPLGTTQVGKDMVSQILRGTQYSLLIAITVSLVATFIGVVLGAFAGYMGGFIDSAISRLTDLFLIIPSIAAAAILVKIFSGSWWVVAVVLAGFAWMPIVRITRAEAMSLAQREFVEAARASGAGTGRIVFKHLVPNMVGTITVNATLAVAQAVLAEAALSFIGLGVKPPDTSLGRVISENYAQMTGRPWLFFGPFVVLVLISLSINFIGDGLRDAFDPRQRRVKA, from the coding sequence ATGAACTCGCTTGTGACCGGTGCGGAAACCGGTGGCAAGCCTCCGATTCCCGAGGGCGAGCTGAGCTCGGAAGCGCTGCCGGAGCCGCGCAGCCAAGGGGCCCTCGTTCTCCGCAAATTCCTGCGGCACAAGCTCGCGATGGCCAGTGTCGGCATGCTGGTGCTGATCACCCTGATCGCGTTGATCATGCCGATCTTCTGGCCGCACAGCTATTGGGACTCGTCGTTCCCGTCGTTCGCGGAACCGAGTGCCGATCACCCGCTGGGCACCACGCAGGTCGGCAAGGACATGGTGTCGCAGATCCTGCGGGGCACGCAGTACTCGCTGCTCATCGCGATCACGGTCTCGCTCGTGGCGACGTTCATTGGTGTGGTGCTGGGGGCGTTCGCCGGGTACATGGGTGGCTTCATCGACTCGGCCATCTCGCGGCTGACCGACCTGTTCCTGATCATCCCCTCGATCGCGGCCGCCGCGATCCTGGTGAAGATCTTCAGCGGTAGTTGGTGGGTCGTGGCGGTGGTGCTCGCCGGGTTCGCGTGGATGCCGATCGTGCGTATCACGCGAGCCGAGGCGATGTCGTTGGCGCAGCGCGAGTTCGTCGAAGCCGCGAGAGCGTCGGGCGCCGGTACCGGGCGGATCGTGTTCAAGCACCTGGTGCCGAACATGGTCGGCACGATCACCGTCAACGCCACGCTCGCCGTGGCGCAGGCGGTGCTCGCCGAGGCGGCTCTGTCGTTCATCGGCCTCGGTGTGAAGCCGCCGGACACCTCGCTCGGTCGCGTCATCTCGGAGAACTACGCGCAGATGACGGGACGTCCGTGGTTGTTCTTCGGCCCGTTCGTCGTCCTGGTGTTGATCTCGTTGTCGATCAACTTCATCGGTGACGGTCTGCGCGACGCGTTCGACCCGCGTCAGCGGAGGGTGAAGGCCTAG
- a CDS encoding ABC transporter permease: MNLVFYILRRLAISIPILLIGTFLVFVMVAGAGDPLAELRTQPNINQESIDAIAHELGLDKPLIPRYFDWLGGFLTGDWGISIAQGSAMEPVLPKIMDAFWVSIRLILGAEILALILGVAVGLLAAVKQYSVIDYVATTLAFLFFSMPIFCVAIVLKIYAIDLNVVINNLGLNDIFGNPFLRTTSPDSLEADGVWDFIVKYTGAFLLPTLSIMFISFAAYSRFQRSSMLETLNMDYVRTARAKGLTERRVILRHAFRNALIPTTTLFSVNFVSVVTGAVITERVFNWNGMGAVLVEAVNKNDPNVMMGWIVVISISVIIANLIADLLYGILDPRIRVG; the protein is encoded by the coding sequence TTGAACCTGGTTTTCTACATCCTTCGCCGTCTGGCGATCTCGATTCCGATCCTGCTGATCGGAACGTTTCTCGTCTTCGTGATGGTGGCCGGTGCGGGCGACCCTCTCGCGGAGCTGCGCACCCAGCCGAACATCAATCAGGAATCCATCGACGCGATCGCGCACGAGCTCGGCCTGGACAAACCGCTGATCCCCAGGTACTTCGACTGGCTCGGCGGATTCCTGACCGGTGACTGGGGGATCTCGATCGCGCAGGGGTCGGCCATGGAGCCGGTCCTGCCGAAGATCATGGACGCCTTCTGGGTGTCGATCCGACTGATTCTCGGCGCTGAGATCCTGGCGCTCATCCTCGGTGTCGCCGTGGGTCTGCTCGCTGCGGTGAAGCAGTACAGCGTCATCGACTACGTCGCGACCACGTTGGCGTTCCTGTTCTTCTCGATGCCGATCTTCTGCGTCGCCATCGTGCTGAAGATCTACGCGATCGATCTCAACGTCGTCATCAACAACCTCGGTCTGAACGACATCTTCGGCAACCCGTTCCTGAGAACGACGAGTCCGGACTCGTTGGAAGCGGACGGTGTCTGGGACTTCATCGTCAAGTACACGGGCGCGTTCCTGCTGCCGACGCTGTCGATCATGTTCATCAGCTTCGCCGCGTACAGTCGGTTCCAGCGTTCCTCGATGCTGGAGACGCTGAACATGGACTACGTGCGGACGGCTCGCGCCAAGGGGCTGACCGAACGGCGGGTCATCCTGCGGCACGCCTTCCGTAACGCGTTGATCCCGACGACCACGCTGTTCTCCGTGAACTTCGTGAGCGTCGTGACGGGTGCCGTCATCACGGAGCGGGTGTTCAACTGGAACGGCATGGGCGCCGTGCTCGTCGAGGCCGTGAACAAGAACGACCCGAACGTGATGATGGGCTGGATCGTGGTCATCTCCATCTCGGTGATCATCGCGAACCTGATCGCGGACTTGTTGTACGGCATTTTGGACCCGAGGATTCGCGTTGGCTGA